One Clostridium novyi NT genomic window carries:
- a CDS encoding tRNA threonylcarbamoyladenosine dehydratase produces MGNWLIRTEKILGVDNIETLKKSKVVILGVGGVGGFVTEGIARSGVGNIVLVDKDVVDESNINRQIIATTSTIGKSKVEVMEDRIKDINPECNVTSHKVFINQDNLGELIDLDTDYVIDAIDTVTSKIAVAVWCEKNNIKLISSMGTGNKLDPTKLQVSDIYKTNVCPLAKVMRRELKRLNVKHLKVVYSEELPIKPQIREEEKNERKQSPGSVSFVPSVAGLIIAGEVVKNLIKKDE; encoded by the coding sequence ATGGGAAATTGGTTAATAAGAACAGAAAAGATATTAGGAGTAGATAATATCGAGACACTAAAGAAATCTAAAGTGGTTATATTAGGTGTTGGGGGAGTAGGAGGATTTGTTACAGAAGGCATTGCAAGAAGCGGTGTTGGAAATATAGTATTGGTTGATAAAGATGTTGTAGATGAGAGTAATATCAATAGACAAATAATTGCTACTACAAGTACTATAGGAAAGTCTAAAGTAGAAGTTATGGAAGATAGAATAAAAGATATTAATCCAGAATGTAATGTAACATCACATAAAGTATTTATAAATCAAGATAATTTAGGGGAATTAATTGATTTAGATACTGACTATGTAATCGATGCTATAGATACTGTAACTTCAAAAATAGCAGTAGCTGTTTGGTGTGAAAAGAATAATATAAAGCTTATAAGTAGCATGGGAACAGGAAATAAACTTGATCCAACAAAGTTACAAGTAAGTGATATATATAAAACCAACGTTTGTCCCTTAGCTAAGGTTATGAGAAGAGAATTAAAAAGATTAAATGTAAAGCATTTAAAGGTTGTATACTCTGAAGAACTACCAATAAAACCACAAATAAGAGAAGAAGAGAAAAACGAGAGAAAACAGTCTCCAGGTAGTGTTTCATTTGTTCCTTCTGTTGCAGGACTTATTATTGCAGGAGAGGTTGTAAAAAATTTAATTAAAAAGGATGAATGA
- a CDS encoding N-acetylmuramoyl-L-alanine amidase family protein → MKRVKVVLLSILVLLTFSACKNKNIDNKNEIVSKKVEANAAMKALEKAKTNEDIEKLETDSKEKEKIQEAKEGKQLEKENKNEQSKEIKEDKTLDKASKVKNSKNVIVLDPGHASRGDSNKEPVSPNSSVKKARQTSGADGVVTKTPEYKVNMDVAVKLKKYLEQKGFTVIMTKTDNNKTMSNIERAKVGNNVNAALVIRIHADSSESKSTNGASMLIPSNGGSTKAIYNQSRVYGEKLISTLTREVGMKNRGVIERKDLTGFNWSTVPVVLVEMGFLSNPEEDKKLSTDSYKDKIAKSLANGVSEIFK, encoded by the coding sequence ATGAAAAGAGTAAAAGTTGTTTTATTATCTATATTAGTGCTACTTACATTTTCGGCATGTAAAAATAAAAACATAGATAATAAAAATGAAATAGTTTCTAAAAAAGTAGAAGCAAATGCGGCTATGAAAGCATTAGAAAAAGCTAAAACTAATGAAGATATTGAAAAATTAGAGACGGATTCTAAGGAAAAGGAAAAAATACAAGAAGCTAAAGAGGGTAAACAGTTAGAGAAAGAAAATAAAAATGAACAATCTAAAGAAATAAAAGAAGATAAAACTTTAGATAAAGCATCAAAAGTAAAAAATTCAAAAAATGTAATAGTGTTAGATCCTGGTCATGCAAGCAGGGGAGATTCAAATAAAGAACCAGTATCTCCAAATTCATCTGTTAAAAAAGCAAGACAAACAAGCGGTGCAGATGGAGTTGTAACAAAAACACCAGAGTATAAAGTAAACATGGATGTAGCGGTAAAATTAAAAAAATATTTAGAGCAAAAAGGTTTTACTGTTATTATGACGAAAACTGATAATAATAAGACTATGAGTAATATTGAAAGGGCAAAGGTTGGTAACAATGTAAATGCAGCTCTTGTTATAAGAATTCATGCAGATTCTTCAGAAAGTAAGTCTACAAACGGTGCATCAATGTTAATACCATCAAATGGTGGTAGTACAAAAGCTATATACAATCAAAGTAGAGTTTATGGAGAAAAGTTAATAAGCACATTAACAAGAGAAGTTGGAATGAAAAATAGAGGTGTTATAGAAAGAAAAGATTTAACAGGATTTAACTGGTCTACTGTTCCTGTTGTATTAGTTGAAATGGGATTTTTGTCAAATCCAGAAGAAGATAAAAAGTTAAGTACAGATTCCTATAAAGATAAGATAGCTAAATCACTTGCAAATGGAGTAAGTGAAATATTTAAATAA
- a CDS encoding M42 family metallopeptidase: MLLEKLCNSVALPSYEDEVRDLIKNSIKDFVDEIKVDRMGNIVAHKKGNGKTVILDAYMDEVGFIITAFNDDGTLKFTTLGSVDEKSIPCKDVIIGDKRINGVIGFKAIHLQGKKEREENIDIEKLSIDIGAKSKEQAKKYVSIGDYVSFTSKFSKLGNKLVKGKALDSRIPCYILIELLKENYNADIYAIFSVQKQVGNRGAIVSSYNKKSDITIVFEGGLSKNNDNVIDKGPSLSRIDGNVVCNNDVINDIKTIGQKESIPYEIKNNKNKGNSGDSYVENGSKLVTVSVPCKYMNSAISVSSIDDIENTIKLIRGYLKSL; the protein is encoded by the coding sequence ATGCTTCTAGAAAAACTTTGTAATTCAGTGGCACTTCCTTCTTATGAAGATGAAGTTAGAGACTTAATAAAGAATTCAATAAAAGATTTTGTTGACGAAATAAAAGTTGATAGAATGGGCAATATAGTAGCTCATAAAAAAGGTAATGGTAAAACTGTAATACTAGATGCCTACATGGATGAGGTTGGATTTATTATTACTGCATTTAATGATGATGGAACATTAAAATTCACAACACTTGGAAGTGTAGATGAAAAATCTATTCCATGTAAAGATGTTATAATAGGTGATAAAAGAATTAATGGTGTTATAGGATTTAAGGCAATTCATCTTCAAGGAAAAAAAGAAAGAGAAGAAAATATTGATATTGAAAAATTATCTATAGATATTGGAGCAAAATCAAAAGAACAAGCTAAAAAATATGTATCTATAGGAGATTACGTATCATTTACAAGTAAGTTTTCAAAGCTTGGAAATAAACTTGTAAAAGGAAAGGCACTTGATAGCAGAATTCCATGTTATATATTAATAGAACTTTTAAAGGAAAATTATAATGCTGATATATATGCTATATTCTCCGTTCAAAAGCAAGTTGGAAATAGAGGGGCTATTGTATCTTCATATAATAAAAAAAGTGATATTACAATTGTTTTTGAAGGTGGATTAAGTAAGAATAATGATAATGTAATAGATAAAGGGCCTTCATTATCAAGAATAGATGGTAATGTTGTTTGCAATAATGATGTTATTAATGATATAAAGACTATTGGACAAAAAGAAAGCATACCATATGAAATAAAAAATAATAAAAATAAGGGAAATAGCGGAGATTCTTATGTAGAAAATGGTTCAAAGCTTGTTACAGTATCAGTTCCATGTAAATACATGAATTCTGCAATTTCAGTTTCTTCAATAGATGACATTGAAAATACCATAAAATTAATTAGGGGATATTTAAAATCTTTATAA
- a CDS encoding pro-sigmaK processing inhibitor BofA family protein — MEYIGSFIVGIILLYLVVKLLSWPIKVLYKLIVNGVLGAVLLFVVNLIGSQIGISIAINAWSALIAGFFGIPGVIFLVIFKMYL, encoded by the coding sequence ATGGAATACATAGGAAGTTTTATAGTTGGTATTATATTGTTGTATTTAGTTGTAAAACTATTATCCTGGCCTATAAAGGTTCTATATAAACTTATTGTAAATGGAGTTTTAGGAGCTGTTCTTTTATTTGTTGTAAATTTAATAGGGTCACAAATAGGAATATCAATAGCTATTAATGCTTGGTCTGCCCTAATCGCAGGTTTCTTTGGAATACCAGGAGTTATATTCCTAGTAATATTTAAAATGTATTTATAA
- a CDS encoding MFS transporter gives MTKKSIEVKKFIPIVFVFIMMILVAMYDNVRGPFVPAIKSDFAVNNKEISWTLLACSLGYMVFTYLGGFLSENIGHKKVFILGFLLIVLSPIGLFLSKNFAIYMLNLFILNAGQALIAIGVNTMIPLIAVGFQAVLMNLTHFFYGLGATITQRLTGVMLYNGMTWRQVYLIIAIISAVIFVGFIFIKMPSATTTTKAEKIDYKSILTNKLVYFYMGTLGFYIAAEQNTGAWFVNFMYDNYGFNEKKCSFYAALFFGMLTIGRLLGGFVVEKIGYFKSVLISVAIALILYLSGLVLGESGIIIISISGLFFAIVFPTMVVTLSHVFKKNVSYITGLVVTVGSFIGMVMNLLIGFLNDVIGVYKTYYVMPTCLLLCLICVFLIYINTRSLADRG, from the coding sequence ATGACCAAGAAGAGTATTGAAGTAAAAAAGTTTATTCCCATAGTATTTGTTTTTATAATGATGATTTTAGTAGCTATGTATGATAACGTAAGAGGACCTTTTGTACCAGCTATTAAAAGTGATTTTGCTGTTAACAATAAAGAAATTTCATGGACACTTTTAGCATGTTCGCTAGGATATATGGTTTTCACATATCTAGGCGGATTTTTAAGTGAAAATATAGGACATAAAAAGGTTTTTATATTAGGATTTTTATTGATAGTTTTATCGCCAATAGGGTTATTTTTATCTAAAAATTTTGCAATATATATGCTAAATTTATTTATATTAAATGCAGGGCAAGCTCTCATTGCCATAGGCGTAAATACTATGATTCCGTTAATTGCTGTTGGGTTTCAGGCAGTTTTAATGAATTTAACACATTTTTTCTATGGACTTGGAGCAACAATAACTCAAAGATTAACAGGGGTTATGTTATATAATGGAATGACTTGGAGACAAGTTTATTTAATTATTGCAATAATATCAGCTGTTATATTTGTAGGATTTATATTTATAAAGATGCCAAGTGCAACAACTACTACAAAAGCTGAAAAAATAGATTACAAGAGTATATTAACTAACAAGTTAGTTTATTTTTATATGGGAACACTAGGATTTTATATAGCTGCTGAACAAAATACAGGAGCTTGGTTTGTAAACTTTATGTATGACAATTATGGATTTAACGAAAAGAAATGTTCATTTTATGCTGCATTATTCTTTGGAATGTTAACTATTGGAAGACTGCTAGGAGGATTTGTAGTTGAAAAGATAGGATATTTTAAAAGTGTTTTAATTTCCGTAGCTATTGCATTAATATTATATTTATCAGGATTAGTGTTAGGAGAAAGTGGTATAATTATAATATCAATTTCAGGATTATTCTTTGCTATAGTATTTCCTACAATGGTTGTAACTTTAAGCCATGTATTTAAGAAGAATGTATCTTATATTACTGGATTAGTTGTAACTGTAGGATCTTTTATAGGAATGGTTATGAATCTTTTAATAGGATTTTTAAACGATGTCATAGGCGTATATAAGACTTATTATGTAATGCCAACATGTTTATTATTATGTCTTATTTGTGTTTTCTTAATTTATATAAATACTAGAAGCTTAGCGGATAGAGGGTAA
- a CDS encoding YbaB/EbfC family nucleoid-associated protein, translating to MARGGFPGMGGGMNINNLMKQAQKMQQQMQKVQGELEEKEFVASAGGGAVTVKANGKKEILSINIEPDVVDPDDVEMLQDLILAACNQALKTADEETANEMKKLTGGLNMPGMF from the coding sequence ATGGCAAGAGGTGGATTCCCAGGAATGGGCGGAGGAATGAATATAAATAATTTAATGAAACAAGCACAAAAAATGCAACAACAAATGCAAAAAGTTCAAGGTGAACTTGAAGAAAAAGAATTTGTTGCATCAGCAGGTGGCGGTGCTGTTACAGTTAAAGCAAATGGAAAGAAAGAAATATTAAGCATAAATATAGAACCAGACGTTGTTGATCCAGATGATGTTGAAATGTTACAAGATTTAATATTAGCTGCATGTAATCAAGCGTTAAAAACAGCTGATGAAGAAACAGCAAATGAAATGAAAAAACTAACAGGTGGATTAAACATGCCTGGAATGTTCTAG
- the recR gene encoding recombination mediator RecR, with product MDFYPVAIEKLIEEFAKLPGIGYKTAQRLTLHVLNLPSDEVREFANALVKARGTIKYCSICGNYTDSDPCAICSNPNRDESIICVIEQPKDIMSLEKIREYNGTYHVLHGVISPMSGKGPEDINLKGLIRRINENVKEVIVATNPNVEGEATAMYISKILKPLGVKVTRIAHGVPVGGDLEYADEVTLSKALEGRVEL from the coding sequence TTGGATTTTTATCCTGTAGCTATAGAAAAATTAATAGAGGAGTTTGCAAAATTACCTGGTATCGGGTACAAAACTGCTCAAAGATTAACATTACATGTTTTAAATCTTCCTAGTGATGAAGTTAGAGAATTTGCAAATGCTTTAGTTAAAGCAAGAGGAACTATAAAATATTGTTCTATTTGTGGAAACTATACAGATAGTGATCCTTGTGCTATATGTTCAAATCCTAACAGAGATGAAAGCATAATATGTGTAATTGAACAGCCTAAAGATATAATGTCTTTAGAAAAAATAAGAGAATACAATGGAACCTATCATGTACTTCATGGGGTAATATCGCCAATGTCTGGTAAGGGTCCAGAAGATATTAATCTAAAAGGACTTATAAGAAGAATTAATGAAAATGTAAAAGAGGTTATTGTAGCAACAAATCCAAATGTAGAAGGAGAAGCTACAGCCATGTATATATCAAAGATTCTAAAACCTTTAGGTGTAAAGGTAACAAGAATTGCACATGGGGTACCAGTTGGTGGAGATCTAGAATATGCTGATGAAGTTACCCTATCTAAAGCGTTAGAAGGAAGAGTAGAATTATAG
- a CDS encoding M20/M25/M40 family metallo-hydrolase: MDNKELLKKLTLAHAPSSREDKLYSLIKDNFSEFGKVTIDEMNNIIVHKKGTKKGSIMIMAHADEIFLIVNDILENGTLKFKGVGVDPKAIVGREVTIHGKEDILGVINTSKDTDKAVTADDLAIETGYSKENIEKIVRIGDFVTINGKFVELLNNEIACKTIDNRGSIVSMYQCAKELQNIEHDLDVYFVCSCQEEVGHRGAKMVTYNLNPDIGIAIDTTFDSGALGTHDRENVIGNGPVICHGPNLHHKLNKKIIEIGDKYKIPYGVEVEPGNTGTDAWDIQVTREGVPSMLVSIPIKYMHTPVELVSMDDINNTGKIIAKLIENLKSDDLEELLCF; this comes from the coding sequence GTGGATAATAAAGAACTATTAAAAAAACTAACTTTAGCTCATGCTCCAAGTAGTAGAGAGGATAAGTTATATTCATTAATAAAAGATAATTTTAGTGAATTTGGCAAAGTTACAATAGATGAAATGAACAATATTATAGTTCATAAAAAAGGCACTAAAAAAGGTAGCATAATGATAATGGCTCATGCAGACGAAATCTTTCTAATTGTAAATGACATATTAGAAAATGGTACTTTAAAATTTAAAGGTGTTGGAGTTGATCCCAAGGCAATAGTAGGTAGAGAAGTTACAATACACGGAAAAGAAGATATACTTGGAGTTATAAATACAAGTAAAGATACGGATAAGGCAGTTACAGCAGATGATTTAGCTATTGAAACAGGGTATTCAAAAGAGAATATAGAAAAAATAGTTCGTATAGGAGACTTTGTAACTATAAATGGAAAGTTTGTAGAGCTTTTAAACAATGAAATTGCCTGCAAGACTATAGATAATAGAGGAAGCATTGTTTCTATGTATCAGTGTGCAAAGGAACTTCAAAATATAGAACATGATTTAGATGTTTATTTTGTATGCTCATGTCAAGAGGAGGTTGGACATAGAGGGGCCAAAATGGTAACTTATAATTTAAATCCTGACATTGGAATAGCAATAGATACAACCTTTGATAGTGGTGCCCTTGGTACTCATGATAGAGAAAATGTAATAGGCAATGGACCTGTAATATGTCATGGACCAAATCTTCATCATAAGTTAAATAAAAAAATTATAGAAATAGGCGACAAATATAAAATACCTTATGGAGTAGAAGTTGAGCCAGGAAATACAGGAACAGATGCATGGGATATACAAGTTACAAGAGAAGGAGTACCCAGTATGCTTGTATCAATTCCAATAAAATATATGCATACTCCAGTGGAACTTGTAAGTATGGATGATATAAATAATACTGGAAAGATTATTGCAAAATTAATAGAAAACTTAAAAAGTGATGATTTGGAGGAATTATTATGCTTCTAG
- a CDS encoding NAD(+) diphosphatase: protein MIYKFCPICGNKLELRDSWDEGYVPYCPVDDKMFFELPKPCIVVAVLKEDKVLLMKQSYIYKDSKVLISGYVDIGEEVEDTVIREVKEETGITVNNVRYLGSDFVEPTELLMLTFRADYLDGEILKSDEVEWVNWVHIKDALPQMTEDKIGKRVIRKILDEDGYN, encoded by the coding sequence ATGATTTATAAATTTTGTCCTATATGTGGAAACAAACTAGAACTTAGAGATAGTTGGGATGAGGGGTATGTACCTTATTGTCCTGTAGATGATAAAATGTTTTTTGAGTTGCCAAAACCTTGTATAGTTGTTGCTGTATTAAAGGAAGATAAGGTTCTTTTAATGAAACAGAGTTACATATATAAGGATTCTAAAGTGTTAATTTCAGGATACGTAGACATTGGAGAGGAAGTAGAAGATACAGTTATACGTGAGGTTAAAGAGGAAACTGGTATAACGGTGAATAACGTTAGATATTTGGGAAGTGATTTTGTAGAACCAACAGAACTTCTTATGCTTACCTTTAGAGCTGATTATTTAGATGGAGAAATATTAAAATCTGATGAAGTGGAATGGGTAAATTGGGTTCATATAAAAGATGCTTTACCACAAATGACAGAAGATAAAATAGGAAAAAGAGTAATAAGAAAGATCTTAGATGAAGATGGATATAATTAA
- the sfsA gene encoding DNA/RNA nuclease SfsA codes for MKINNVLTAKFIKRPNRFVAYVYLNNEEVKVHVPNTGRCREILIPDTTVVLREGTNPNRKTKYDLIAAYKNDKLINIDSQVPNAVVEEALKNKKIQPLVKFNNIKREQTFGNSRFDFKLWDDSNNKYYLEVKGVTLEDKGNCMFPDAPTERGTKHILELIEIKESHMGAGILFLVQLSGAKTFSPHKEMDKKFSEALTLAHKKGVDIFCYDCNVGEDYIEIKDPVEIIL; via the coding sequence ATGAAAATAAATAATGTTTTAACAGCAAAGTTTATAAAAAGACCCAATAGATTTGTAGCTTATGTATATTTAAATAATGAAGAAGTAAAAGTTCATGTTCCTAATACGGGAAGATGTAGAGAAATTTTAATACCAGATACAACGGTTGTATTAAGAGAGGGAACAAATCCTAATAGAAAAACAAAGTATGATTTAATTGCAGCATATAAGAATGATAAATTAATAAATATTGATTCTCAAGTTCCTAATGCTGTTGTGGAAGAAGCTTTAAAAAATAAAAAAATACAACCTCTAGTAAAATTTAATAATATAAAAAGAGAGCAGACATTTGGAAATAGTAGATTTGATTTTAAACTATGGGATGATAGTAACAATAAATACTATTTAGAAGTTAAAGGAGTTACTCTTGAAGATAAGGGAAACTGTATGTTCCCAGATGCACCTACAGAAAGAGGAACTAAACATATTTTAGAGCTTATAGAAATAAAGGAATCTCATATGGGAGCTGGTATTTTATTTTTAGTACAACTAAGCGGGGCAAAGACATTTTCTCCACATAAAGAAATGGATAAAAAGTTTTCAGAAGCTTTAACATTAGCACATAAAAAGGGAGTAGATATTTTTTGTTATGACTGTAATGTGGGTGAGGATTATATAGAAATAAAAGACCCTGTTGAGATTATCCTATAA
- a CDS encoding GNAT family N-acetyltransferase yields the protein MFKQNGVEIIKANGKNTEYIIKDTYGINMGRIYILDFNKENKYCCIRMKFYKKDDKYENHLKQSIVMIIDKICKEQLVHKMTFITNEDINVSPFVQLGFMLEGMIQDSVINNGVYENELLFGIDIKTFKNCNNINVFRLRGNRIELKILTPEDSKDVYEYYVRNKDYLKPFEPSRDADFYTLKGQRELLMEGYKQFLNGTSVNFGIYKDKKFIGKIQLSNIVLGVFHNAFVGYSIDEKYQKNGYMKEALNLVLDYAFDDMDLHRIEASTLVDNIPSQCVLKGCGFEEVGVSKKYLFINGKWRDHKIFYITKE from the coding sequence ATGTTTAAACAAAATGGTGTTGAAATTATAAAAGCTAATGGGAAAAATACAGAATATATTATAAAAGATACATATGGAATTAATATGGGTAGAATATATATATTAGATTTTAACAAGGAAAATAAGTATTGCTGTATAAGAATGAAATTCTACAAAAAAGATGACAAGTATGAAAACCATTTAAAGCAATCAATTGTTATGATCATAGATAAGATATGCAAAGAGCAATTAGTTCACAAAATGACTTTTATAACTAATGAAGATATAAATGTTTCGCCATTTGTACAACTTGGATTTATGCTAGAGGGTATGATTCAAGATAGTGTAATTAATAATGGTGTATATGAAAATGAATTGCTTTTTGGCATCGATATTAAAACCTTTAAAAATTGTAATAATATAAATGTATTTAGACTTAGGGGAAATAGAATAGAGCTTAAGATTTTAACACCAGAGGATTCTAAAGATGTATACGAGTACTATGTTAGAAACAAAGATTATTTAAAACCATTTGAACCATCTAGAGATGCGGATTTTTATACATTAAAGGGTCAAAGAGAACTTTTAATGGAAGGATACAAACAGTTTTTAAATGGTACAAGTGTTAACTTTGGAATATATAAAGATAAAAAGTTTATTGGGAAAATTCAACTTAGCAATATAGTTTTAGGAGTATTTCACAATGCCTTTGTTGGATATTCTATAGATGAGAAGTATCAAAAGAATGGATATATGAAAGAAGCTTTAAATTTAGTTTTAGATTATGCCTTTGATGATATGGACTTACACAGAATAGAAGCAAGTACATTAGTGGATAATATTCCGTCTCAATGTGTACTAAAAGGTTGTGGTTTTGAGGAAGTTGGAGTTAGTAAAAAGTATTTATTTATTAATGGAAAATGGAGAGATCACAAGATATTTTATATAACAAAAGAATAA
- a CDS encoding mechanosensitive ion channel family protein, whose translation MDEAQEVLETTVKTITILGRRVSIDTLKYIGIGIAIFLMFLVLRKLITKLILKISIKISKRTKTQLNVKITEAFQEPLGVFFIVMGIYFAILYLGKAFSYNLDSNTLLNRLLNSSVIALTSWGFCNLTAEYSWLYDRLSGKLNSKLDKIVFSFLARIMKFIIISFTVIMILSEWGYNVNGFLTGVGIGGAAIAFAAKDALANIIAGFMIILDKPFSIGDYIRTPNVEGIVEDINFRSTKVRALDKSIIIEPNSTIANGTIFNLTRRKSRKIYFTIGLSYSTTKEQIEMCLTEIRKVLINNKNIRNENLYVNFHEFADSSLNIVINCLTNTAEYAKYLKIKEDINFQILEIVDRVGTSMAFPSTSIYFENPLVKEDKEKDNYNSLDNDNIEEKNNAKEINTEETSENNK comes from the coding sequence ATGGACGAAGCACAAGAAGTACTTGAAACTACCGTAAAAACCATAACTATCCTTGGAAGAAGAGTTAGTATAGATACCTTAAAGTACATAGGCATAGGAATAGCAATATTTCTAATGTTTTTAGTATTAAGAAAGTTAATAACAAAACTTATATTAAAAATATCTATAAAAATAAGTAAAAGAACAAAGACGCAATTAAATGTAAAGATAACTGAAGCTTTTCAAGAGCCATTAGGTGTATTCTTTATTGTTATGGGTATATATTTTGCCATATTATATCTAGGAAAAGCATTTTCATATAACTTAGATAGCAATACTCTTTTAAATAGATTGTTAAATTCTTCAGTTATAGCATTAACAAGTTGGGGTTTTTGTAACTTAACAGCAGAATATTCATGGTTATATGATAGATTGTCTGGAAAATTAAATTCTAAATTAGATAAAATAGTATTTTCATTTTTAGCAAGGATAATGAAGTTTATCATAATTAGCTTTACTGTAATTATGATACTAAGCGAATGGGGATACAATGTAAATGGATTTTTAACTGGAGTTGGAATTGGTGGTGCTGCCATAGCTTTTGCTGCTAAAGATGCACTTGCCAATATAATTGCAGGCTTCATGATTATATTAGACAAACCGTTTTCTATTGGGGATTATATAAGAACTCCTAATGTAGAAGGTATTGTTGAGGACATTAACTTTAGAAGTACAAAGGTTAGAGCATTAGATAAAAGTATAATAATTGAACCAAACTCAACTATAGCAAATGGTACAATATTCAACTTAACTAGAAGAAAATCTAGAAAAATATATTTTACAATAGGACTTTCATATAGCACAACTAAAGAGCAAATAGAAATGTGTTTAACTGAAATTAGAAAAGTACTTATTAATAATAAAAATATAAGAAATGAAAATTTATATGTGAATTTTCATGAGTTTGCAGATAGTAGCTTAAATATAGTTATAAATTGTCTTACTAATACAGCAGAATATGCAAAGTATTTAAAAATAAAAGAAGATATAAACTTTCAAATATTAGAGATTGTGGATAGGGTGGGAACATCAATGGCATTTCCAAGTACTAGTATTTATTTTGAAAATCCTTTAGTAAAGGAAGACAAGGAAAAAGACAATTACAACAGCTTAGACAATGATAATATTGAAGAAAAAAATAATGCTAAAGAAATTAATACTGAAGAAACTAGTGAAAATAATAAATAA